The Zalophus californianus isolate mZalCal1 chromosome X, mZalCal1.pri.v2, whole genome shotgun sequence genome window below encodes:
- the CXHXorf58 gene encoding putative uncharacterized protein CXorf58 homolog isoform X2 — protein sequence MKRSSKASVTGVPKSDNPRSGKDYKMHLSNIGKRKAVQQANKDISAQRIQRAWLSHMDKTIFQLLKHTVCAAECCVTHEILKKVSPLEAELLKDPSMKCKVRFRFSGETFPPFIVFKIFLHTEGHGNKYFSGRNLFKPSNERVADACKMMGKKKFYHQVMEDEHLFQKFKITDEIDIVTLKDYMQYSSLLDETPASSGGRNNYWRKLNLKNIPRTMIIYDIVDYAESGIISNRLQKEMKYLLQRPQTEEMHQHQLQIVSEVRCPSSFSAIKPLYRPYQQQNQIKHLGRRSKQAQMKVEKMKKAYKMAKEKTASMGTEPQTDT from the exons ATGAAGCGTTCTTCAAAGGCATCAGTTACTGGTGTTCCAAAATCGGATAATCCACGCTCAGGAAAAGACTACAAAATGCATCTGTCAAATATTGGAAAGAGAAAGGCAGTACAACA agCTAATAAAGATATTTCAGCTCAAAGGATCCAGAGAGCTTGGTTATCTCATATGGACAAAACAATATTTCAACTCCTAAAGCACACAGTTTGTGCAGCG GAATGTTGTGTGACACATGAAATACTGAAGAAAGTGAGCCCCTTAGAGGCTGAGCTCCTGAAAGATCCTAGCATGAAGTGTAAAGTTAGATTCAG ATTTAGTGGTGAAACATTTCCACCTTTCAtcgtatttaaaatttttcttcatactGAAGGCCATGGTAACAAGTATTTCAGTGGAAGAAATTTATTTAAGCCATCAAATGAG AGAGTGGCTGATGCTTGCAAAATGATGGGGAAAAAGAAGTTTTACCATCAAGTTATGGAAGATGAACATCTTTTCCAGAAATTCAAAATAACTGATGAAATAGATATTGTCACCCTGAAAGATTACATGCAA TATTCCAGTCTCCTGGATGAGACCCCGGCATCTTCTGGTGGCAGAAATAACTACTGGCGAAAATTAAACCTCAAAAACATCCCCAGGACAATGATAATATATGACATAGTTGATTATGCAGAGTCTGGAATAATCTCAAACCGtctacaaaaagaaatgaagtatctATTACAGAGACCACAAACAGAAGAGATGCATCAACACCAGCTACAGATTGTTTCTGAAGTTAG ATGCCCTTCATCCTTTTCAGCTATCAAACCTTTATATCGGCCCTACCAACAGCAGAATCAAATTAAACATCTGGGTCGTCGATCCAAACAAGCTCAAATGAaagttgaaaaaatgaaaaaagcctaTAAGATGGCTAAAGAAAAAACTGCTTCCATGGGGACG GAACCACAAACGGACACATGA
- the CXHXorf58 gene encoding putative uncharacterized protein CXorf58 homolog isoform X1 — MSLNATRKEHFIIRKMKRSSKASVTGVPKSDNPRSGKDYKMHLSNIGKRKAVQQANKDISAQRIQRAWLSHMDKTIFQLLKHTVCAAECCVTHEILKKVSPLEAELLKDPSMKCKVRFRFSGETFPPFIVFKIFLHTEGHGNKYFSGRNLFKPSNERVADACKMMGKKKFYHQVMEDEHLFQKFKITDEIDIVTLKDYMQYSSLLDETPASSGGRNNYWRKLNLKNIPRTMIIYDIVDYAESGIISNRLQKEMKYLLQRPQTEEMHQHQLQIVSEVRCPSSFSAIKPLYRPYQQQNQIKHLGRRSKQAQMKVEKMKKAYKMAKEKTASMGTEPQTDT; from the exons ATGTCCCTTAATGCTACTAGAAAAG AGCACTTCATCATAAGGAAAATGAAGCGTTCTTCAAAGGCATCAGTTACTGGTGTTCCAAAATCGGATAATCCACGCTCAGGAAAAGACTACAAAATGCATCTGTCAAATATTGGAAAGAGAAAGGCAGTACAACA agCTAATAAAGATATTTCAGCTCAAAGGATCCAGAGAGCTTGGTTATCTCATATGGACAAAACAATATTTCAACTCCTAAAGCACACAGTTTGTGCAGCG GAATGTTGTGTGACACATGAAATACTGAAGAAAGTGAGCCCCTTAGAGGCTGAGCTCCTGAAAGATCCTAGCATGAAGTGTAAAGTTAGATTCAG ATTTAGTGGTGAAACATTTCCACCTTTCAtcgtatttaaaatttttcttcatactGAAGGCCATGGTAACAAGTATTTCAGTGGAAGAAATTTATTTAAGCCATCAAATGAG AGAGTGGCTGATGCTTGCAAAATGATGGGGAAAAAGAAGTTTTACCATCAAGTTATGGAAGATGAACATCTTTTCCAGAAATTCAAAATAACTGATGAAATAGATATTGTCACCCTGAAAGATTACATGCAA TATTCCAGTCTCCTGGATGAGACCCCGGCATCTTCTGGTGGCAGAAATAACTACTGGCGAAAATTAAACCTCAAAAACATCCCCAGGACAATGATAATATATGACATAGTTGATTATGCAGAGTCTGGAATAATCTCAAACCGtctacaaaaagaaatgaagtatctATTACAGAGACCACAAACAGAAGAGATGCATCAACACCAGCTACAGATTGTTTCTGAAGTTAG ATGCCCTTCATCCTTTTCAGCTATCAAACCTTTATATCGGCCCTACCAACAGCAGAATCAAATTAAACATCTGGGTCGTCGATCCAAACAAGCTCAAATGAaagttgaaaaaatgaaaaaagcctaTAAGATGGCTAAAGAAAAAACTGCTTCCATGGGGACG GAACCACAAACGGACACATGA